The following proteins come from a genomic window of Halomarina ordinaria:
- a CDS encoding alkaline phosphatase PhoX yields MASSVAAALGASVVGVASGEHSTEVEESDTPGAPSVKGHLKRFSTTAYGAEVTGPFVFEDGGLLYSLQHPSEENPEPFDRAGIGYFSGFQFELDGDNDDFAELSTPQTRDEQGVVRAGNGEYVLLAQGREPINGGEERLGVTQTPDGTDIIREDALDPQRDEQPFFRGTQYGLAASNPDCNQFVATNDEGTEGYLFTNWENSPGNVSRIPLSQDDDGEWEADLDDAINLANTDAFRALGGTRINCYGDLSPWGTMISSEENYAHPRVSLTHTVGDIVEAGSGEGLVAASQFWNRPNPSEIQEAVDGYYGDDAWSVQGYWALTGVEFLAYYLGAEPVDQGEDDENTQTPIGDVYPNPYRYGYHVDFRDPAADEPQPVKYYVMGRASWESPDILTDERTAYGCSDGDSKGIYKFIADEPIPSYDDPMDVEGSLYAPKITNDAASVADSGERHSPADVNLEVEWLEMGHASNAEIEQWISTYDDVTQVHYLEAHAETDWREDLETALEEADRAVVEGGNRSYISNDEIVEWAAQVEEHGPRGVDEDLRKVPFLETRAAAKEMGASIEFNKAEGVDSVDGAQPGDFVYFGISEFNDDLADDTGDIQMDRVDGGVVYRGELEADYNVSTLEPVIVGPDFTDPPEDADDALRNIDNVYVMDDGRVLCCEDGFGGPARSYPNDGLYVYQPNVLVDVESVTVARGGSATADVRASSLPAGFSGARLTVSVADPNVAAIGDVSFPEELGLAEAEVAKSGSSATFRVADVGEHVQPGGRRVTLASLDVHARGAGTTELEVEIHAMDDEDGDAIDAEARTGVVATGPPAVVGDHAPTDPDGDGHYEDVDGDGDVDDDDVQALFENVDAEGVTESDDAFDFNENGDVDYDDVVSLAEESD; encoded by the coding sequence ATGGCTTCCTCGGTAGCCGCCGCGCTCGGGGCCAGCGTGGTGGGCGTTGCGAGCGGTGAACACTCGACGGAGGTCGAGGAGTCGGACACGCCGGGGGCGCCGAGCGTGAAGGGACACCTCAAGCGGTTCTCGACGACGGCGTACGGCGCCGAGGTGACGGGACCGTTCGTCTTCGAGGACGGCGGCCTGCTGTACAGCCTGCAGCACCCGAGCGAGGAGAACCCGGAGCCGTTCGACCGGGCCGGCATCGGCTACTTCAGCGGCTTCCAGTTCGAACTCGACGGCGACAACGACGACTTCGCCGAACTCTCGACCCCGCAGACGAGAGACGAACAGGGCGTCGTCCGGGCGGGCAACGGCGAGTACGTCCTGCTCGCGCAGGGCCGAGAGCCCATCAACGGCGGCGAGGAGCGCCTCGGCGTGACCCAGACGCCCGACGGCACCGACATCATCCGGGAGGACGCCCTCGACCCCCAGCGGGACGAACAGCCGTTCTTCCGGGGCACGCAGTACGGGCTGGCCGCGAGCAACCCCGACTGCAACCAGTTCGTCGCGACGAACGACGAGGGCACCGAGGGCTACCTCTTCACGAACTGGGAGAACAGCCCCGGGAACGTCTCCCGAATCCCGCTCAGCCAGGACGACGACGGCGAGTGGGAGGCCGACCTCGACGACGCGATCAACCTCGCGAACACCGACGCGTTCCGCGCCCTCGGCGGCACGCGAATCAACTGCTACGGCGACCTCTCGCCGTGGGGGACGATGATCTCCTCCGAGGAGAACTACGCCCACCCGCGCGTCTCGCTCACCCACACGGTCGGCGACATCGTGGAGGCCGGGAGCGGCGAGGGCCTCGTCGCCGCCAGTCAGTTCTGGAACCGCCCGAACCCCTCGGAGATTCAGGAGGCCGTCGACGGGTACTACGGCGACGACGCCTGGTCCGTCCAGGGCTACTGGGCGCTGACGGGCGTCGAGTTCCTCGCGTACTACCTCGGTGCCGAACCCGTCGACCAGGGCGAGGACGACGAGAACACCCAGACGCCCATCGGCGACGTCTACCCGAACCCGTATCGCTACGGCTACCACGTCGACTTCCGCGACCCGGCTGCCGACGAACCGCAGCCCGTCAAGTACTACGTGATGGGCCGCGCCTCCTGGGAGTCGCCGGACATCCTGACCGACGAGCGGACCGCCTACGGCTGCTCGGACGGCGACAGCAAGGGCATCTACAAGTTCATCGCCGACGAGCCGATTCCGAGCTACGACGACCCGATGGACGTCGAGGGGTCCCTCTACGCGCCGAAGATAACCAACGACGCGGCCTCGGTGGCCGACTCCGGGGAGCGGCACTCCCCGGCCGACGTGAACCTCGAAGTCGAGTGGCTCGAGATGGGCCACGCGAGCAACGCCGAGATAGAGCAGTGGATTTCGACCTACGACGACGTCACCCAGGTCCACTACCTCGAAGCGCACGCCGAGACCGACTGGCGCGAGGACCTCGAAACCGCCCTGGAGGAGGCCGACCGGGCGGTCGTCGAGGGTGGCAACCGGAGCTACATCTCGAACGACGAAATCGTCGAGTGGGCCGCACAGGTCGAGGAGCACGGTCCACGCGGCGTCGACGAGGACCTCCGGAAGGTGCCGTTCCTCGAGACCCGCGCGGCCGCCAAGGAGATGGGTGCCTCCATCGAGTTCAACAAGGCCGAGGGCGTCGACAGCGTCGACGGGGCCCAGCCCGGCGACTTCGTCTACTTCGGTATCTCCGAGTTCAACGACGACCTGGCCGACGACACGGGCGACATCCAGATGGACCGCGTCGACGGCGGCGTCGTCTACCGGGGCGAACTGGAAGCCGACTACAACGTCTCGACGCTCGAACCGGTCATCGTCGGCCCCGACTTCACCGACCCGCCCGAGGACGCCGACGACGCGCTCCGGAACATCGACAACGTCTACGTGATGGACGACGGCCGCGTCCTCTGCTGCGAGGACGGCTTCGGCGGTCCCGCCCGCTCGTACCCCAACGACGGGCTGTACGTCTACCAGCCGAACGTGCTGGTCGACGTCGAGTCGGTGACCGTCGCGCGCGGCGGGTCCGCCACCGCCGACGTGCGGGCGTCGTCGCTGCCGGCCGGGTTCTCCGGCGCGCGCCTCACCGTCAGCGTCGCCGACCCCAACGTGGCGGCCATCGGCGACGTCTCCTTCCCCGAGGAACTCGGTCTCGCGGAGGCCGAGGTGGCGAAGAGCGGTTCCTCGGCGACGTTCCGCGTCGCCGACGTCGGCGAGCACGTCCAGCCGGGCGGCCGCCGGGTCACGCTCGCGTCGCTCGACGTGCACGCCCGGGGCGCCGGGACGACCGAACTCGAGGTCGAGATACACGCGATGGACGACGAGGACGGCGACGCCATCGACGCCGAGGCGCGGACGGGCGTCGTCGCCACCGGCCCGCCCGCGGTCGTCGGCGACCACGCGCCGACCGACCCCGACGGCGACGGCCACTACGAGGACGTCGACGGCGACGGTGACGTCGACGACGACGACGTGCAGGCGCTGTTCGAGAACGTCGACGCGGAGGGCGTCACCGAGAGCGACGACGCGTTCGACTTCAACGAGAACGGCGACGTCGACTACGACGACGTCGTCAGCCTCGCGGAGGAGAGCGACTGA
- the phoU gene encoding phosphate signaling complex protein PhoU, protein MAREDLQRRLDALDDEVAEMADLVCDRLRLALDALVEDDPAGARAVIDGDGVVNERYLDLERQCIDLVALQQPVAGDLRFVAASFKIITDLERIGDLATNLAGYALDADRELLPEVNLADIGDLAVSMVEDAVAAYARRDDGWLCHEVADRDNELDALCSHASTVVVRALIDHEATDGGGRDEAEALMHDVSVLLLTVRDLERVGDHAVNIAARTLYMTTNSDELIY, encoded by the coding sequence ATGGCACGCGAAGACCTGCAGCGCCGCCTCGACGCCCTCGACGACGAGGTGGCCGAGATGGCCGACCTGGTCTGCGACCGCCTCCGACTCGCGCTCGACGCCCTCGTCGAGGACGACCCCGCAGGCGCGCGGGCGGTCATCGACGGCGACGGCGTGGTCAACGAGCGGTACCTCGACCTCGAACGCCAGTGTATCGACCTCGTCGCCCTCCAGCAACCCGTCGCGGGCGACCTGCGCTTCGTCGCCGCCTCGTTCAAGATCATCACCGACCTCGAGCGCATCGGCGACCTCGCCACCAACCTCGCCGGCTACGCGCTGGACGCCGACCGCGAACTCCTCCCAGAGGTGAACCTTGCGGACATCGGCGACCTCGCGGTCAGCATGGTCGAGGACGCCGTCGCCGCCTACGCCCGCCGCGACGACGGCTGGCTCTGTCACGAGGTGGCCGACCGCGACAACGAACTCGACGCGCTCTGCTCGCACGCGAGCACCGTCGTCGTCCGCGCACTCATCGACCACGAGGCGACCGACGGGGGAGGCCGCGACGAGGCCGAGGCGCTCATGCACGACGTCTCGGTCCTGTTGCTCACCGTGCGGGACCTCGAACGCGTCGGCGACCACGCCGTCAACATCGCCGCCCGCACCCTCTACATGACGACGAACAGCGACGAACTCATCTACTGA
- the pstB gene encoding phosphate ABC transporter ATP-binding protein PstB, giving the protein MSENMSEEERTALDDRIETAESSDEEKLIETSISTGETTTTGTVEEEIIEARDIDAYYGDLQALRGVSMSIPTNRVTAMIGPSGCGKSTFLRCINRMNDLVDTARVEGELLFDGQNVYDETVDPVALRRRIGMVFQSPNPFPKSIYDNVAYGLRVQGKTDDMDERVEQALRDAALWDEVKDQLDKSGLDLSGGQQQRLCIARAIAVDPEVILMDEPASALDPVATSQIEDLIEELAEDYTVVIVTHNMQQAARISDKTAVFLTGGELVEFDDTQKIFENPESDRVEDYITGKFG; this is encoded by the coding sequence ATGTCAGAGAACATGTCAGAGGAAGAACGGACCGCACTGGACGACCGAATCGAGACCGCCGAGTCGAGCGACGAGGAGAAGCTCATCGAGACGTCGATTTCGACCGGCGAGACGACGACCACCGGGACGGTCGAGGAGGAGATCATCGAGGCCCGCGACATCGACGCGTACTACGGCGACCTGCAGGCGCTCCGGGGCGTCTCGATGTCCATCCCGACCAATCGCGTCACCGCGATGATCGGGCCTTCGGGGTGTGGGAAGTCGACGTTCCTCCGGTGTATCAACCGGATGAACGACCTCGTCGACACCGCCCGCGTGGAGGGTGAACTCCTGTTCGACGGACAGAACGTCTACGACGAGACCGTCGACCCCGTCGCGCTCCGACGGCGCATCGGCATGGTGTTCCAGTCGCCCAACCCCTTCCCCAAGAGCATCTACGACAACGTCGCCTACGGACTGCGCGTCCAGGGGAAGACCGACGACATGGACGAACGCGTCGAGCAGGCGCTTCGCGACGCCGCGCTGTGGGACGAGGTGAAGGACCAGCTCGACAAGTCCGGACTCGACCTCTCGGGCGGCCAGCAGCAGCGCCTCTGTATCGCGCGCGCCATCGCCGTCGACCCGGAGGTCATCCTGATGGACGAACCGGCGAGCGCGCTCGACCCCGTCGCCACCTCCCAGATAGAGGACCTCATCGAGGAACTCGCCGAGGACTACACCGTCGTCATCGTCACGCACAACATGCAGCAGGCCGCACGCATCTCCGACAAGACGGCCGTCTTCCTCACCGGCGGCGAACTCGTCGAGTTCGACGACACCCAGAAGATATTCGAGAACCCCGAGAGCGACCGGGTCGAGGACTACATCACCGGCAAGTTCGGGTGA
- the pstC gene encoding phosphate ABC transporter permease subunit PstC, which translates to MSNESTRLQLTGGERSRVARERVYRLVLFLCAALSVVVTGTIIVSLAVDAVSFFRMVSPVEFFTGTEWITAREQYGVLPLVSGTLLVTAVSALVAIPIGVASAIYLSEYASPRARSVLKPGLEILAGIPTVVYGYLALVYMTDLLRAVGFDLGTFNVLSASILVGIMIIPMVSSLSEDAMSAVPDSLRQAGYGLGATKYEVSTGIVVPAALSGIFSSFILALSRAIGETMIVAMAMGLRPRLFDFTDPIGSLSQSGQTMTSAMVQAVTSDVGAASPTYKSMFALGLTLFAITFAMNLISNRIAARYREEYQ; encoded by the coding sequence ATGAGTAACGAATCGACGCGCCTGCAGTTGACCGGCGGCGAACGGAGTCGCGTCGCTCGCGAGCGCGTCTACCGACTGGTGCTGTTCCTCTGCGCCGCGCTCTCCGTCGTGGTGACGGGGACCATCATCGTATCGCTCGCCGTCGACGCCGTCTCGTTCTTCCGGATGGTGAGTCCGGTCGAGTTCTTCACCGGGACGGAGTGGATAACCGCCAGAGAGCAGTACGGCGTCCTGCCGCTCGTCTCGGGGACGCTCCTCGTGACCGCCGTGTCGGCGCTCGTCGCCATCCCCATCGGGGTGGCGTCCGCGATCTACCTCAGCGAGTACGCGAGTCCGCGCGCGCGCTCGGTTCTGAAACCCGGCCTGGAGATCCTCGCCGGCATCCCGACGGTGGTCTACGGCTACCTGGCGCTCGTGTACATGACCGACCTGTTGCGCGCCGTCGGGTTCGACCTCGGGACGTTCAACGTCCTGAGCGCGTCGATTCTGGTCGGCATCATGATAATACCGATGGTGTCGAGCCTCAGCGAGGACGCCATGAGCGCGGTGCCGGACTCGCTCCGGCAGGCCGGCTACGGCCTCGGTGCGACGAAGTACGAGGTCTCGACCGGTATCGTCGTTCCCGCAGCACTCTCCGGCATCTTCTCGTCGTTCATCCTCGCGCTCTCGCGCGCTATCGGCGAGACGATGATCGTCGCGATGGCGATGGGGCTCCGGCCACGCCTGTTCGACTTCACCGACCCCATCGGGAGCCTCTCGCAGTCCGGTCAGACGATGACCTCCGCGATGGTACAGGCGGTCACGAGCGACGTCGGTGCCGCGTCGCCGACGTACAAGAGCATGTTCGCGCTCGGTCTGACGCTGTTCGCTATCACCTTCGCCATGAACCTCATCAGCAACCGAATCGCCGCACGGTATCGGGAGGAGTACCAATGA
- the pstA gene encoding phosphate ABC transporter permease PstA, with the protein MASETVSETTTSDAGTEQISRLRGTLFEGVTLGATMFGILTVAGLLLYVANDAIRPLSADPGWHLVFFLTLVVPSLALVTYFYTRDGKAVDVAYASLGIPVVGLLVGGGLVVLFIEIISAAEWLGLALGLLVGATLVYAHRRFRPEAALERLFVLLAAPLLAVVGIPALSVDFTFVTPVTRTELFGIAFSTPQLLPGVPDLFLALPVLPLDWMMLLVSVTLPAALVAGRAIAARRNDERGLVETVVATLVVVSAGAYVTPLVGLSSEHWVLLATVVLLPLGFYLEGVVRRREGLSGLLFPVVVVGGALLGAVLAETFGFAGPDPWIDWGFLTSATSTTPEDAGIYPALVGSVLMLVVIIASAFPVGVGAAIYLEEYAPDTGLVGKLVTLIEINIGNLAGVPSVVYGLLGLAIFVRAMSLGSGTVIVGGFTVGLLILPIVIISAQESIRAVPDSMRQASYGMGATRWQTTRNVVLPEALPGVLTGTILALGRAIGETAPLLMIGAAASVRTTPNGFFSRFSAMPRQIFSWSSELQPEFRYGVLAAGVVTLLVVLLLMNGTAIVIRNKYQRGS; encoded by the coding sequence ATGGCGAGCGAAACCGTCTCCGAGACGACCACCAGTGACGCCGGCACCGAGCAGATAAGCCGGCTCCGGGGAACCCTCTTCGAGGGAGTGACCCTCGGCGCGACGATGTTCGGCATCCTCACCGTCGCCGGGTTGCTACTGTACGTCGCGAACGACGCGATTCGGCCGCTGAGCGCCGACCCCGGCTGGCACCTCGTGTTCTTCCTCACGCTCGTCGTGCCGTCGCTCGCGCTCGTCACGTACTTCTACACGCGTGACGGCAAGGCCGTCGACGTCGCCTACGCCAGCCTGGGCATCCCCGTCGTCGGACTGCTCGTCGGCGGCGGACTCGTCGTCCTGTTCATCGAGATAATATCGGCAGCGGAGTGGTTGGGGCTGGCGCTCGGTCTGCTCGTCGGTGCCACGCTCGTCTACGCTCACCGGCGCTTCAGGCCCGAAGCGGCCCTCGAACGACTGTTCGTCCTGCTGGCCGCGCCGCTGCTGGCGGTGGTCGGTATCCCGGCACTGTCGGTCGACTTCACCTTCGTGACGCCGGTGACCCGGACCGAACTGTTCGGCATCGCCTTCTCGACGCCGCAACTCCTGCCGGGGGTGCCGGACCTGTTCCTCGCGCTCCCGGTCCTCCCGCTCGACTGGATGATGCTCCTCGTCTCGGTGACGCTCCCGGCCGCGCTCGTGGCCGGTCGAGCCATCGCCGCCCGCCGCAACGACGAACGCGGCCTCGTCGAGACGGTCGTGGCGACGCTCGTCGTCGTCTCCGCGGGCGCGTACGTCACCCCGCTGGTCGGCCTGAGTTCGGAACACTGGGTCCTGCTCGCCACCGTCGTCCTGCTCCCGCTCGGGTTCTACCTCGAGGGCGTCGTCCGACGGCGCGAGGGACTGAGCGGACTGCTGTTCCCCGTCGTGGTCGTTGGAGGGGCGCTGCTGGGCGCCGTCCTCGCCGAGACGTTCGGCTTCGCCGGCCCGGACCCGTGGATAGACTGGGGCTTCCTCACGAGCGCGACGTCGACGACCCCGGAGGACGCCGGCATCTACCCGGCGCTCGTCGGGTCGGTGCTGATGCTCGTCGTCATCATCGCCTCCGCGTTCCCGGTCGGCGTCGGCGCGGCTATCTACCTCGAGGAGTACGCCCCCGACACCGGCCTCGTCGGGAAACTGGTGACGCTCATCGAGATAAACATCGGCAACCTCGCCGGCGTCCCGTCGGTCGTGTACGGTCTCCTCGGCCTCGCGATATTCGTCCGGGCGATGAGTCTCGGGTCCGGGACGGTCATCGTCGGCGGGTTCACCGTCGGGCTGCTCATCCTCCCCATCGTCATCATCTCCGCCCAGGAGTCGATTCGGGCGGTCCCCGACTCGATGCGGCAGGCGTCCTACGGGATGGGCGCGACGCGATGGCAGACGACCCGGAACGTGGTCCTCCCCGAGGCGCTCCCGGGGGTCCTCACCGGGACTATCCTGGCGCTCGGGCGGGCCATCGGCGAGACCGCACCGCTCCTGATGATCGGTGCGGCGGCGAGCGTCCGGACGACCCCCAACGGGTTCTTCTCCCGGTTCAGCGCGATGCCTCGTCAGATCTTCTCGTGGTCCTCCGAACTGCAGCCCGAGTTCCGATACGGCGTCCTCGCCGCCGGAGTGGTTACGTTGCTGGTCGTGTTACTGCTGATGAACGGGACGGCGATCGTGATTCGGAACAAGTACCAGCGAGGGAGCTAA
- a CDS encoding PstS family phosphate ABC transporter substrate-binding protein, whose protein sequence is MADDSIRGISRRKFIAASGTAGALALAGCTQQNTGGGGGGDDNGSGNGSGGGSLSGEVIITGSSTVFPVSNEFAELFMDEHPDVNVTVDSTGSGGGFENNFCPGDSDINGASRPITDEEVENCESNDVTPVEFQVASDALTVAVNNEADWVDSMTFDELSQIWRDDGAQMWSDVRDDWPDEELELFGPASTSGTYDWFNENVIGEDYQHTAEHEPTEEDNLIVQGIQDSQYAMGYFGYAYYSENEDSVKAVEIREEEGDDPVAPSLDAASEGTYPLARPLFIYASEAAAEREEVAAFLEFYIENSGNDTVAEIGYVPAGDDVIEENMETLEEISG, encoded by the coding sequence ATGGCAGACGACTCCATTCGCGGCATCTCACGGCGGAAGTTCATCGCGGCGTCGGGCACCGCAGGCGCACTGGCACTCGCCGGCTGTACCCAGCAGAACACCGGTGGTGGCGGCGGTGGGGATGACAACGGTAGCGGTAACGGCAGTGGCGGCGGGTCGCTGTCGGGCGAGGTCATCATCACGGGGAGTTCGACGGTCTTCCCGGTGTCCAACGAGTTCGCGGAACTGTTCATGGACGAGCACCCCGACGTGAACGTGACCGTCGACTCGACGGGGAGCGGTGGCGGCTTCGAGAACAACTTCTGTCCCGGCGACTCGGACATCAACGGGGCGTCGCGTCCCATCACGGACGAGGAGGTCGAGAACTGTGAGTCGAACGACGTCACCCCCGTCGAGTTCCAGGTGGCCAGCGACGCGCTGACGGTCGCGGTCAACAACGAGGCCGACTGGGTCGACAGCATGACCTTCGACGAACTCTCCCAGATCTGGCGCGACGACGGCGCCCAGATGTGGTCGGACGTCCGCGACGACTGGCCCGACGAGGAACTCGAACTGTTCGGACCGGCGTCCACCTCCGGGACCTACGACTGGTTCAACGAGAACGTCATCGGCGAGGACTACCAACACACCGCCGAGCACGAACCGACCGAGGAGGACAACCTCATCGTCCAGGGTATCCAGGACTCCCAGTACGCGATGGGCTACTTCGGCTACGCCTACTACAGCGAGAACGAAGACTCGGTGAAGGCCGTCGAGATCCGCGAGGAGGAGGGCGACGACCCCGTCGCGCCGAGCCTCGACGCCGCCAGCGAGGGGACCTACCCGCTGGCCCGCCCGCTGTTCATCTACGCGAGCGAGGCGGCGGCGGAGCGCGAGGAGGTCGCCGCGTTCCTCGAGTTCTACATCGAGAACTCCGGGAACGACACCGTCGCCGAGATCGGGTACGTCCCGGCCGGCGACGACGTCATCGAGGAGAACATGGAGACGCTCGAGGAGATCTCCGGATAG